The following are encoded together in the Babylonia areolata isolate BAREFJ2019XMU chromosome 30, ASM4173473v1, whole genome shotgun sequence genome:
- the LOC143275231 gene encoding uncharacterized protein LOC143275231, producing the protein MSEGDTVLVTGASGFLAGHVVKTLQEAGYKVRGTVRSAKNADKVKHLHGICPDAAYPLELVEADLTDPDCWERAVNGMKFVIHVASPFPLERPKNEDEVIRPAVDGTLNVLRACANFAASISRVVLTSSCAAVDWMSKTHDKPRDESYWSDSSKQDPYSKSKTLAEKAAWEYLDNLPEEEKFELAVINPSLILGPPLQGSVCTSVQIMQKLLNRAMPMLPNVSFPIIDVRDAALAHVRAMTIPDAAGRRHIATNTNMWFSQIGIVLKAVFGPQGYKVPTRVAPKLFLYVVSLFDRSVRAVLPNVGVVHLYDNSRLRTVLKVEPREVKDTLVEMAYAVIEAGFVKKTPQYKGPGGPKEREMYMKTKI; encoded by the exons ATGTCTGAAG GCGACACAGTGCTGGTGACGGGAGCATCCGGGTTCTTGGCGGGTCACGTGGTCAAAACGCTACAGGAAGCTGGGTACAAGGTGCGCGGGACGGTGCGCTCTGCGAAAAACGCCGACAAGGTCAAGCATCTGCACGGCATCTGTCCAGATGCTGCCTACCCTTTAGAGCTCGTGGAGGCGGACCTTACTGACCCCGATTGTTGGGAACG tgcggtgAATGGCATGAAGTTCGTGATTCACGTGGCGAGCCCTTTCCCCTTGGAGAGGCCCAAGAACGAGGACGAGGTGATCCGGCCTGCCGTGGACGGCACTCTCAACGTCCTCAGAGCCTGCGCCAATTTCGCGGCGTCCATCAGCAGGGTGGTCCTGACCAGCTCCTGTGCAGCTGTTGATT GGATGTCCAAGACACATGACAAGCCACGTGACGAGAGCTATTGGAGCGACTCCTCTAAACAGGACCCGTATTCTAAGAGCAAGACTCTGGCTGAGAAGGCAGCATGGGAATATTTGGATAATCTGCCTG AGGAGGAGAAATTCGAACTTGCCGTCATCAACCCTTCACTCATTCTGGGGCCCCCTCTTCAAGGTTCCGTTTGTACGAGTGTtcag ATCATGCAGAAGCTGCTGAACAGAGCTATGCCCATGCTCCCCAACGTTTCTTTTCCCATCATTGACGTCAGAGACGCCGCTCTTGCGCATGTGCGAGCCATGACCATACCGGATGCGGCGG GCAGGCGTCACAtcgccaccaacaccaacatgtgGTTCTCACAGATTGGCATCGTTCTGAAGGCTGTGTTCGGACCTCAAG GCTACAAAGTGCCGACCAGGGTGGCTCCCAAGCTGTTTCTGTATGTGGTCAGTCTCTTTGACAGAAGCGTCAGAGCTGTGTTGCCAAACGTTGGGGTTGTTCACTTGTATGACAACTCCAGG ctgcggACAGTTCTGAAGGTGGAGCCACGCGAAGTGAAGGACACCTTGGTGGAAATGGCTTATGCGGTGATCGAGGCTGGCTTCGTGAAAAAGACTCCCCAGTACAAAGGGCCCGGGGgaccaaaggagagagagatgtacatgaaGACTAAGATCTAA